The proteins below are encoded in one region of Campylobacter helveticus:
- the rplM gene encoding 50S ribosomal protein L13: protein MTKITKPNEVKREWIVLDAEGKRFGRLLTEVATILRGKNKPCFTPNVDCGDYVVIINASKAVFTGANKAEDKLYHRHSGYFGSVKSEKFGDLLEKNPAKLYKLAVRGMLPKTNLGRAMLKKLKIYAGSEHPHTAQIAKEGK from the coding sequence ATGACAAAGATAACAAAGCCAAACGAAGTCAAACGAGAATGGATTGTTTTAGATGCTGAGGGCAAACGCTTTGGGCGTCTTTTGACAGAGGTGGCGACTATTTTAAGAGGTAAAAATAAGCCTTGCTTTACTCCAAATGTGGATTGTGGGGATTATGTGGTGATTATCAATGCTTCAAAGGCAGTTTTTACAGGGGCAAATAAAGCTGAAGATAAGCTTTATCACAGACATTCAGGCTATTTTGGAAGTGTGAAAAGTGAGAAATTTGGAGACTTACTTGAAAAAAATCCTGCAAAGCTTTATAAACTCGCTGTTAGAGGAATGCTTCCTAAAACAAACTTAGGCAGAGCTATGCTTAAAAAACTTAAAATTTACGCAGGTAGTGAGCATCCGCATACCGCACAAATTGCTAAAGAAGGAAAATAA